A section of the Trichomycterus rosablanca isolate fTriRos1 chromosome 6, fTriRos1.hap1, whole genome shotgun sequence genome encodes:
- the mst1 gene encoding hepatocyte growth factor-like protein has product MRVLFFSLILAVLRVAAQVSTVQRSALNDFQRSEGRELVLKSWNADHLILLPGITLEECAKRCSQSPDCRAFNYEFRPAVICKHLPWVGDGNNAEVKRNVNCDLYEMKVFVRKCIMGKGEDYRGKVSKTKSGRTCQQWWSKFPHDHRWTPSPTNGLELNYCRNPDGDSIGPWCYTTDPERRYETCNIPQCRDDVCITCNGEDYRGQVDHTVNGRECQRWDQQYPHQHIYQPEKYPDKSLDDNYCRNPDASPVPWCYTTDPEVERESCDIHKCVEVQKRRSRSGYTTNCFRGRGEEYRGKVNETTSGIPCQRWDSQQPHEHPFYPHTYECKGLEENYCRNPDGSEAPWCFTSTPEMRTALCLQIKRCADDIEAEDCYHGNGKNYRGVVRKTRKGILCQKWSINTPHKTKINPKTHPDANLTENYCRNPDGDLHGPWCYTTDPKTEFDYCAIKQCAGEAVPMLKPAESVVFNECGKRDDRMLKTRLRIVGGTPGNSPWTVSLRDRKGKHFCGGSLVNSKWVISTKQCFSSCYVDLTGYAAVMGTVFRDPEESEPGVQTIPLNKIVCGPSESHLVLLQLETPAEFNKRVSQICLPPERHIVAEGTTCEIAGWGETKDTGDETVLNVAQMQVQSNSECNKYFKGRVKQNEMCTTSFNGGVGACEKDYGGPLACQNSDCWVLEGVIIPMRRCGHPGQPNIFIRVSMYVDWIKKVMVMA; this is encoded by the exons TCATTCTGCTGCCTGGCATCACACTGGAGGAGTGTGCCAAGCGATGCTCACAGAGCCCAGATTGCAG AGCCTTTAACTATGAGTTTCGTCCGGCTGTAATCTGTAAGCACTTGCCCTGGGTGGGTGATGGAAACAACGCTGAGGTTAAGAGAAATGTCAACTGTGACCTGTATGAGATGAAAG TTTTTGTGAGGAAGTGTATTATGGGTAAAGGAGAAGACTATAGAGGAAAGGTGTCTAAGACCAAGAGTGGGCGGACGTGTCAGCAGTGGTGGTCCAAATTCCCTCATGATCACAG ATGGACTCCTTCTCCCACTAACGGCCTGGAACTAAACTACTGTCGTAATCCTGATGGGGACAGCATCGGACCATGGTGCTACACCACAGATCCAGAGCGCAGATATGAGACCTGTAATATTCCTCAGTGCAGAGATG ATGTTTGTATCACCTGTAATGGAGAAGACTACAGGGGTCAGGTGGACCACACAGTGAATGGTAGAGAATGCCAGAGATGGGACCAACAGTATCCACATCAGCACATTTATCAACCAGAGAA ATACCCTGATAAGAGCCTGGATGATAATTACTGTCGCAACCCAGATGCCTCCCCTGTACCCTGGTGTTACACCACTGACCCAGAGGTGGAGAGAGAGAGCTGTGACATTCACAAGTGCG TTGAAGTCCAGAAGCGGCGGTCGCGGTCAGGCTACACTACAAACTGTTTCCGGGGCCGTGGAGAAGAATACAGAGGCAAGGTAAACGAGACAACTTCAGGCATCCCGTGTCAGCGCTGGGATTCACAACAACCCCATGAACACCCATTCTACCCCCACACTTATGAGTGCAA AGGTCTGGAGGAGAACTACTGCCGTAATCCTGATGGTTCTGAAGCACCATGGTGCTTCACATCGACACCTGAGATGAGGACAGCTCTCTGTCTGCAGATCAAACGCTGCGCTGATGACATTGAGGCTGAGG attGCTACCATGGAAATGGGAAGAACTACCGTGGAGTTGTTCGAAAAACACGAAAGGGCATCCTTTGTCAGAAGTGGAGTATTAACACTCCACATAAAACTAA AATTAACCCCAAGACGCACCCAGATGCCAACCTGACAGAGAACTACTGCAGAAACCCAGATGGAGACCTGCATGGACCATGGTGCTACACCACCGACCCAAAGACTGAGTTTGATTACTGTGCAATTAAGcagtgtg ctGGAGAGGCAGTGCCAATGTTAAAGCCTGCAG AAAGTGTTGTGTTTAATGAATGTGGGAAGCGGGATGACCGTATGTTAAAAACGCGGTTAAGAATTGTTGGTGGCACACCAGGAAATTCTCCATGGACAGTCAGCCTAAGAGACAG GAAAGGAAAGCATTTCTGCGGAGGATCTCTGGTGAACTCTAAATGGGTGATCAGCACCAAACAGTGCTTCTCTTCCTG TTATGTGGACCTCACCGGATATGCTGCAGTCATGGGTACGGTGTTCCGTGACCCAGAAGAATCAGAACCAGGTGTACAGACCATTCCTCTCAACAAAATCGTCTGTGGACCTTCAGAGTCACATCTAGTTCTGCTTCAGCTAGAAAC TCCTGCAGAGTTTAATAAGCGCGTGTCACAGATTTGTCTTCCTCCCGAACGGCACATTGTTGCAGAGGGTACCACCTGTGAGATAGCTGGATGGGGAGAAACCAAAG ATACGGGGGATGAAACGGTGCTAAACGTTGCTCAGATGCAAGTGCAGAGCAACAGCGAGTGTAACAAGTACTTCAAAGGTCGTGTGAAGCAGAATGAAATGTGCACTACCTCCTTTAATGGTGGAGTGGGGGCTTGCGAG AAAGACTATGGAGGCCCCTTGGCATGTCAGAACAGCGATTGCTGGGTCTTGGAAGGAGTTATCATCCCCATGCGCCGCTGCGGTCACCCCGGACAACCCAACATCTTTATCCGGGTATCGATGTATGTGGACTGGATTAAGAAAGTCATGGTGATGGCATAG
- the si:ch211-161c3.6 gene encoding high mobility group AT-hook 2b yields MDEEMSGGGAEEAEPTPETPAAPKRGRGRPRKEAQEPADPTAPKRPRGRPKGSKNKTQSATPKEPPKEKRPRGRPRKWPQKTDEKQEHQLKEEEAGRAEDQPSSPSLNLPHWLL; encoded by the exons ATGGATGAGGAGATGAGTGGAGGAGGAGCTGAAGAGGCAGAACCGACACctgaaactccagcagcaccaaAACGAGGCAGAGGCAGACCACGTAAAGAAGCACAG GAACCTGCTGATCCCACTGCTCCTAAAAGACCAAGGGGAAGACCTAAAGGTAGTAAGAATAAGACCCAGTCTGCAACACCCAAA GAGCCACCAAAGGAAAAGAGACCTCGAGGTCGACCTAGAAAATGG CCTCAAAAAACAGACGAGAAACAAGAACACCAG CTTAAGGAAGAAGAGGCAGGACGAGCCGAGGACCAGCCGTCGTCGCCATCTTTAAATCTACCTCACTGGTTGCTTTGA